The Desulfovibrio porci genome contains a region encoding:
- a CDS encoding NAD(P)-binding domain-containing protein, with translation MHADVSKGHQLLRRTAMKIGFIGLGTMGGAMSANLIKKGFSVQGYDIAPEALERFEKAGGVPCSDMAAAAKGADIVFTMLPNGPHVEQAVEKIVGSMAKGALFVDCSTILPEVTLRVGARLRAEGMRVMDAPVGRTGAEALLGKLLFMVGGEEKDLALVRPCLECMGDTILHCGPLGSGIATKIVNNYMSITLNVLTAEALTLGEALGLERDRLLEVLRGTPAGRGHINATYPGKVFKGDISASFMLDLANKDLGLAIEVADTKNVPLFTGGAARQAYSLARARGYGRKDWTAMLEVVRQLSQAQ, from the coding sequence ATGCACGCTGATGTCAGCAAGGGTCATCAACTATTGAGGAGAACGGCTATGAAAATCGGTTTCATCGGCTTGGGCACAATGGGCGGGGCCATGTCTGCGAATCTCATAAAAAAGGGCTTCAGCGTACAGGGTTACGACATTGCCCCGGAGGCGCTGGAGCGTTTTGAAAAGGCGGGCGGCGTTCCCTGCTCCGATATGGCCGCAGCGGCGAAAGGCGCGGACATCGTGTTCACGATGCTCCCCAACGGCCCGCATGTGGAACAGGCGGTCGAAAAAATCGTCGGCAGCATGGCCAAAGGCGCCCTTTTTGTGGATTGCAGCACCATTCTGCCGGAAGTCACGCTGCGGGTGGGAGCGCGCCTGCGGGCCGAGGGCATGCGCGTCATGGACGCGCCCGTGGGTCGCACCGGCGCGGAAGCCTTGCTGGGAAAGCTGCTATTCATGGTGGGCGGCGAAGAAAAAGATCTGGCCCTCGTCAGGCCCTGCCTTGAGTGCATGGGCGACACCATTCTGCATTGCGGCCCCCTGGGGAGCGGCATCGCCACAAAAATCGTCAACAACTACATGAGCATCACGCTCAACGTCCTGACCGCCGAAGCCCTGACCCTGGGAGAGGCCTTGGGACTTGAGCGCGACCGCCTCCTGGAAGTGCTGCGCGGCACTCCCGCGGGCAGGGGACATATCAACGCCACCTACCCCGGCAAGGTGTTCAAGGGCGATATCAGCGCTTCCTTCATGCTTGATCTGGCCAACAAGGATCTGGGCCTGGCCATTGAGGTGGCGGATACGAAAAACGTGCCCCTGTTTACCGGCGGCGCGGCGCGTCAGGCCTATTCTCTGGCGCGCGCCCGGGGATACGGCCGTAAGGACTGGACCGCCATGCTGGAGGTCGTCCGGCAGCTCTCACAGGCGCAGTAG
- a CDS encoding TRAP transporter substrate-binding protein → MMPLKRILLTVVALAVLCCVTSASAAEYKKMTIRAATANPLGSLHVTGIEKFKEVVEKESGGAIRVQTFYGGSMGDEQANVKQLRNAEIQVACLAGGNLTPFAPASTLFVMPYIFPTTEEALRLFSNDAFMSKMADAIAAQSRVRPVAWFVDGYRHLTNSRKPVTQMADLQGLKIRVPPVEVQLESYKSWGVEPHPLAWTETFNGLQQGVVDGQDNSYTVIRDQKFWEVQKYITELHYTFFVAPLLVSETWYRKLDDATRALIKKAALEAQKHEWSWAAEQEIVARNELLSHGMQLSKLEDEEKWLQAARGTWERFYDKVGGKAVVDEALAVMKTK, encoded by the coding sequence ATGATGCCGCTGAAAAGAATATTGCTGACCGTCGTCGCTTTGGCCGTGCTGTGCTGCGTCACCAGCGCGTCCGCGGCCGAATATAAAAAAATGACCATTCGGGCCGCCACAGCCAACCCTTTGGGCAGCCTTCACGTCACGGGCATCGAAAAATTCAAGGAGGTCGTGGAAAAAGAGTCCGGCGGCGCCATTCGCGTCCAGACATTTTATGGCGGCTCCATGGGAGACGAGCAGGCCAACGTCAAACAGCTGCGCAACGCAGAGATCCAGGTGGCCTGTCTGGCAGGCGGCAACCTGACCCCCTTCGCGCCAGCGTCCACACTGTTTGTCATGCCCTATATCTTTCCCACGACGGAAGAGGCGCTCAGGCTTTTCTCCAACGACGCATTCATGTCCAAAATGGCCGACGCCATCGCCGCACAGAGCCGGGTCAGGCCGGTGGCCTGGTTTGTGGACGGCTACCGGCATCTGACCAACTCCAGGAAGCCGGTCACCCAAATGGCCGATTTGCAGGGCCTGAAGATACGTGTCCCCCCCGTGGAAGTACAATTGGAATCCTACAAATCCTGGGGAGTGGAACCGCATCCCCTGGCCTGGACGGAAACCTTCAACGGCTTGCAGCAGGGCGTGGTGGACGGACAGGACAACTCCTATACCGTGATCCGGGACCAGAAGTTCTGGGAAGTTCAGAAATACATAACCGAGCTCCACTATACCTTCTTTGTGGCCCCGCTTCTGGTCAGTGAGACTTGGTACAGAAAGCTGGATGACGCCACCAGGGCTCTGATCAAAAAGGCCGCCCTTGAGGCGCAAAAGCACGAATGGAGCTGGGCCGCGGAGCAGGAAATCGTCGCGCGGAACGAACTGCTCTCCCACGGCATGCAGCTCAGCAAGCTTGAAGACGAGGAGAAGTGGCTTCAGGCCGCCCGCGGCACCTGGGAACGCTTCTACGATAAGGTCGGAGGCAAGGCGGTGGTGGATGAGGCGCTTGCCGTGATGAAGACGAAGTAA